The genomic DNA TCGGCGCGGCCGGGGCGCCGGTCGCGGGTCAGACGGGCAGCGTGTCCAGGACGGCGGCGGCCAGCCCGCAGGCGGGCGGCTCGTACCGCTGCGCGAGGGCCTGGAAGGTCTGCTCGGCCTGGATCGCCGGCCAGTCCCGGGGCAGCAGCTCGGCCGGCAGGTGCGGATCCTGTCGGACGAGCTGCAGCCAGTCGGTGTGCAGCAGCAACTGCCGCGCGAGGTCGTCCGGTGCGCCGGGAAGCGGCCGGGGCGCGTCCCACTGCGCGAGGAACGCCCGGTAGCGCGCCGCGATCTGCTCGACGTCGAACGCCTTGCCGACCAGGTCGGCCGCCTCGGTCGGTGCGAACGCCTTCGCCGTCAGCACGGTCACGTGATCGCCGAGATCCAGAGAGGCGAGGACGCCGCTGACGTCCCTGGCGCCCGGCGCGATCCACAGCCCGCTCTGCAGCAGGCCGAATCCGTTCCAGATGAGCTGGGAGCGCAGGTCGTGCCGGAGGCTGCGGTGACTGTCCGGTATGGAGAACCCGACGACCGTCCAGGTGCCGTCCCAGTCGCGGTTCACCGCGCCGGTCTCCCACACCCTCCTGCGCCCGTCCTCCAGGACCTCCACCGCATGCGGTGTCAGCCCGAAGTACACCTTCCGCCCTTGCCGGTGCCGCGTCAGCAGGTTCCGCTTCGCCATCCGCGCGAGCGTC from Microbispora sp. ZYX-F-249 includes the following:
- a CDS encoding PaaX family transcriptional regulator is translated as MTLGGEDDQTAPSPRPQSLMFSFLGIYVLHRGVAVYSGSVIDVFARLGVSEEAVRSTLARMAKRNLLTRHRQGRKVYFGLTPHAVEVLEDGRRRVWETGAVNRDWDGTWTVVGFSIPDSHRSLRHDLRSQLIWNGFGLLQSGLWIAPGARDVSGVLASLDLGDHVTVLTAKAFAPTEAADLVGKAFDVEQIAARYRAFLAQWDAPRPLPGAPDDLARQLLLHTDWLQLVRQDPHLPAELLPRDWPAIQAEQTFQALAQRYEPPACGLAAAVLDTLPV